Proteins from one Apium graveolens cultivar Ventura unplaced genomic scaffold, ASM990537v1 ctg3370, whole genome shotgun sequence genomic window:
- the LOC141701117 gene encoding uncharacterized protein LOC141701117, which yields MSILSWNCHGLANPRTVRLLLDIDQQYRPSLIFLSETLVKHDTVQKVTKQLGFAGCYAIDVQGHSGGIALLWRNDGAVHITNSCRNFIDFEVSNEQLGRWRYTGYYGFPERARRMEAWNMLRELSVASELPWCILGDFNDIVSLEEKRGGKQQPRRLMEGFWDAIMDSGLHDLGFTGDIFTWDRSRGTDKWVQERLDRGMLHRKVFEKRRRRFKFENIWIGERECRDIVQECWRQDGERDLMEKIMSCSLKLEEWSGGLIREMKVQIGKYRKEMQHYRSTRDTFEIQKYDAARWQFMRLLEKQEIFWRQRAKQFWLREGDRNSSFFHKYATTRKEHNKIKKLKDKHGEWKEENAEIQEVITEYFTELFSSVKDSMRLSPRIKFPVISDIQKEKLVTPIADEEVKAAVFAMHSDKSPGIDSLNPGFYQTYWEIVGQDVIKFCREFFQNGELPSGLNRTLVCLIPKVKHPKKVVDLRPISLCNMLMKILSKVMANRLTPTLNAIISEKQSAFIEGRLLTDNALIAYEVNHYIRRKTQGKVGVAGLKVDISKAYDRLEWSFIEEMLQRFDFPTLWVDRVMNCVKSVSYSFLRDGDVFGEIIPQRGVRQGDPISPFLYTRGLWFIARMYEALSCQIINYEKSEVGPNTNEEDMMEVCEILGVRQVQKPGKYLRMPMNMGSSKTEVFGFLIDRVQQRLKGWYGKDVSRAGKITLLSSAAQTIPSFWMNLFLIPVTICEEV from the exons ATGAGTATCCTTTCGTGGAACTGTCATGGGCTGGCCAACCCACGTACAGTCAGACTTCTGTTGGATATTGATCAACAATATAGGCCCAGTCTCATTTTCTTGAGTGAGACTCTAGTTAAACATGATACGGTGCAGAAGGTTACTAAACAATTAGGATTTGCTGGATGTTATGCAATTGATGTTCAAGGTCATTCAGGAGGGATTGCTTTGTTATGGAGGAACGATGGAGCAGTTCATATTACAAATAGTTGTAGGAATTTTATAGATTTTGAAGTAAGTAATGAGCAGCTAGGGAGATGGCGATATACTGGATATTATGGTTTTCCAGAGAGGGCGAGAAGAATGGAGGCTTGGAATATGCTTAGGGAATTGTCTGTAGCTTCAGAATTACCGTGGTGTATCCTGGGCGACTTTAATGATATTGTTTCGTTGGAAGAGAAGAGGGGAGGAAAGCAGCAACCAAGAAGGTTAATGGAAGGCTTTTGGGATGCGATAATGGATTCTGGGTTGCATGATTTGGGTTTTACTGGTGATATATTTACTTGGGATAGATCTAGAGGGACGGATAAATGGGTTCAGGAGAGATTGGATCGTGGGATG TTACATAGAAAAGTATTTGAAAAAAGACGACGCagatttaaatttgaaaatatatggatTGGAGAGAGGGAATGTAGAGACATAGTACAAGAGTGCTGGAGGCAGGATGGTGAACGAGATTTGATGGAGAAAATTATGAGTTGCTCGTTGAAACTGGAGGAATGGAGTGGGGGCTTGATTCGTGAGATGAAGGTTCAGATAGGCAAGTATAGAAAAGAAATGCAGCATTACCGATCTACGAGAGATACATTTGAAATCCAAAAGTATGATGCAGCACGGTGGCAGTTCATGAGATTGTTAGAGAAGCAAGAAATCTTTTGGCGTCAAAGAGCCAAACAGTTTTGGTTGAGGGAGGGTGATAGAAACAGTAGTTTTTTCCATAAATATGCAACCACTCGAAAAGAGCATAACAAAATCAAGAAACTGAAGGATAAACATGGGGAATGGAAAGAAGAGAACGCTGAAATTCAAGAGGTTATTACTGAATATTTTACAGAGTTATTCAGTAGTGTTAAAGACAGCATGAGATTATCTCCAAGGATTAAATTTCCGGTAATCTCAGACATACAAAAGGAGAAACTGGTTACACCTATCGCAGATGAAGAGGTTAAAGCAGCTGTTTTTGCTATGCATTCAGATAAATCACCTGGTATTGATAGCTTAAATCCAGGTTTTTATCAGACTTATTGGGAGATAGTAGGCCAGGATGTTATTAAGTTCTGCAGGGAATTTTTTCAGAATGGAGAGCTACCGAGTGGTTTAAACCGTACACTGGTGTGTCTAATTCCTAAGGTAAAACATCCAAAAAAGGTGGTTGATCTGAGACCAATCTCACTGTGTAATATGCTGATGAAAATCCTCTCTAAAGTAATGGCGAATAGGTTAACACCAACTCTAAATGCAATTATTTCTGAGAAGCAGAGTGCATTTATTGAGGGACGGCTTTTAACTGATAATGCGCTGATAGCTTACGAGGTGAACCACTACATCCGGAGGAAAACACAAGGTAAAGTGGGTGTTGCTGGGTTGAAGGTGGACATTTCTAAAGCGTATGATAGATTGGAATGGTCTTTTATTGAAGAGATGCTTCAGCGTTTTGATTTTCCTACATTATGGGTTGACAGAGTGATGAATTGTGTGAAATCGGTCTCGTATAGTTTTCTAAGGGATGGTGATGTGTTTGGTGAAATAATTCCCCAGAGAGGAGTACGGCAGGGAGATCCGATATCGCCATTTCTGTATACACGAGGACTGTGGTTTATTGCACGGAT GTATGAAGCTCTATCATGTCAAATTATCAATTATGAGAAATCAGAGGTGGGTCCAAATACAAATGAAGAGGATATGATGGAGGTTTGTGAAATTTTAGGGGTAAGACAAGTTCAAAAACCTGGAAAGTACCTCAGAATGCCTATGAATATGGGGAGTAGTAAAACAGAAGTGTTTGGTTTTCTTATAGATCGAGTGCAGCAAAGGTTGAAAGGATGGTATGGAAAGGATGTATCTCGAGCTGGGAAGATAACTTTATTGTCTTCAGCAGCGCAAACAATACCAAGTTTTTGGATGAATCTGTTCTTGATCCCAGTAACTATATGTGAAGAGGTTTAA